A genomic region of Micromonospora sp. NBC_01796 contains the following coding sequences:
- a CDS encoding cytidine deaminase — protein sequence MEIDWVQLRAAATEAMRHAYARYSNFPVGAAGLVDDGRVVVGCNVENAAYGVTLCAECGVISALHVTGGGRLVALSCVDATGEPLMPCGRCRQLLWEHGGPDCLVEAYPRPLRMDELLPHAFDVADLEAVVAPPVLPTVPERLAAWRGRGTVFVHPDVSGGQQVWTGYWERSAGDGGDEPTGVLEEAPSWEKPDDAVAWGHARTPRVVVVDAAGTLYWAGEGEPPMEIPVRWPGSDID from the coding sequence ATGGAGATCGACTGGGTGCAGCTACGGGCCGCCGCGACCGAGGCCATGCGGCACGCGTACGCCCGGTATTCGAACTTCCCGGTCGGCGCGGCCGGGCTGGTCGACGACGGCCGGGTGGTGGTCGGCTGCAACGTGGAGAACGCCGCGTACGGCGTGACCCTCTGCGCCGAGTGCGGGGTGATCTCCGCCCTGCACGTCACCGGCGGGGGCCGGCTGGTCGCCCTCTCCTGCGTCGACGCCACCGGAGAGCCGCTGATGCCCTGCGGCCGGTGCCGGCAACTGCTCTGGGAACACGGCGGACCGGACTGCCTCGTCGAGGCGTACCCCCGGCCGCTGCGGATGGACGAACTGCTGCCGCACGCGTTCGACGTGGCGGACCTGGAAGCGGTCGTCGCACCACCGGTGCTGCCGACCGTGCCGGAACGCCTCGCCGCCTGGCGGGGGCGGGGCACCGTTTTCGTCCACCCGGACGTCTCCGGCGGGCAGCAGGTCTGGACCGGGTACTGGGAGCGGTCCGCGGGTGACGGCGGTGACGAGCCCACCGGAGTGCTGGAGGAGGCGCCGAGCTGGGAGAAGCCGGACGACGCGGTGGCCTGGGGCCACGCCCGTACGCCCCGGGTGGTGGTGGTCGACGCGGCCGGCACCCTCTACTGGGCCGGGGAGGGCGAACCGCCGATGGAGATCCCCGTCCGCTGGCCCGGATCCGACATCGACTGA
- a CDS encoding putative RNA methyltransferase has translation MSPDPLRLLRCPLCGQPLDAVDTGTARALRCPRGHSFDLARQGYVNLLAGRAQHTGDSPEMVTARAEFLGAGHYDMISAALAEAAAAVMSPARHAEAPTDGEGAYPGLVVDAGAGTGWHLAAVLDAVPDAVGLALDVSKPALRRAARAHPRAAAALCDTWAGLPLADASTALLLNVFAPRNGPEFRRVLRPDGALLVVTPAADHLAELVDRLDLLRVDPTKSDRVAGSLAGEFDLVDRSRHTHPMRLHRREVATLVGMGPSAWHVDPARLADRIESLPEPVTVTATVELGHYRPR, from the coding sequence ATGAGTCCCGATCCGTTGCGGTTGTTGCGCTGTCCGCTCTGCGGCCAGCCGCTCGACGCGGTCGACACGGGGACCGCGCGGGCCCTGCGCTGTCCGCGCGGGCACAGCTTCGACCTGGCCCGTCAGGGGTACGTCAACCTGCTCGCCGGCCGCGCCCAGCACACCGGGGACAGCCCGGAGATGGTCACCGCGCGGGCGGAGTTCCTCGGCGCGGGCCACTACGACATGATCTCCGCCGCCCTGGCCGAGGCAGCCGCCGCCGTCATGAGCCCGGCCCGTCACGCCGAGGCCCCCACCGACGGCGAGGGGGCGTACCCGGGTCTGGTTGTCGACGCCGGGGCCGGGACCGGATGGCACCTGGCCGCGGTGCTCGACGCGGTCCCGGACGCGGTCGGGCTGGCGCTGGACGTCTCCAAGCCGGCACTGCGCCGGGCGGCCCGCGCCCATCCCCGGGCGGCGGCGGCGCTCTGCGACACCTGGGCCGGGCTCCCCCTGGCCGACGCGTCCACCGCGCTGCTGCTCAACGTCTTCGCCCCGCGCAACGGGCCGGAGTTCCGGCGGGTGCTCCGGCCGGACGGTGCCCTGCTGGTGGTCACCCCGGCCGCCGATCATCTCGCCGAGCTGGTCGACCGGCTCGACCTGCTCCGGGTCGACCCGACCAAGTCCGACCGGGTCGCGGGCAGCCTGGCCGGCGAGTTCGACCTGGTCGACCGGAGCCGGCACACCCACCCGATGCGACTGCACCGGCGCGAGGTGGCCACCCTGGTGGGCATGGGACCGAGTGCCTGGCACGTCGACCCGGCCCGCCTCGCCGACCGGATCGAGTCGCTGCCGGAACCGGTGACGGTCACCGCCACCGTCGAACTCGGCCACTACCGCCCACGCTGA
- a CDS encoding ABC transporter ATP-binding protein encodes MDLTVEPGEIHALLGENGAGKSTLMNVLYGLIQPDEGEILVDGAPLRIKGPADAIGAGIGMVHQHFMLVPVFTVTENVMLGAEQVRGGIAGFLDKRRARKLVADVSARYNLRVDPDAVIEDLPVGVQQRVEIVKALTRDVDLLILDEPTAVLTPQETDELLAVMRALKESGKSIVFITHKLKEVKAIADRITVIRRGRTVGTASPQASEDELAAQMVGRTVNLLVDKGPADPGEPVLEIEGLVVDDERAYRAVDGVDLTVRAGEVLGIAGVQGNGQTELVEAIMGLRPVLAGSVSLVGQRIDGWTTKKVLRAGVGYVPEDRSVDGLVKEFSVAENLVLDIYDQPPFGAGLRLRPEEIARSAAERIEQFDVRTPSADAAVGTLSGGNQQKVIVARELSRPLKLFVAAQPTRGVDVGSIEFIHQRIVRERDIGTAVLLISSELDEVIGLADRIAVMYRGRILGIVGPDTPREEIGLLMAGITDESATPTPGSTPADEETA; translated from the coding sequence ATCGATCTGACGGTAGAGCCCGGAGAGATCCACGCGCTTCTCGGAGAGAACGGCGCGGGCAAGTCCACTCTGATGAACGTGCTGTACGGCCTGATCCAGCCCGACGAGGGCGAGATCCTGGTCGACGGCGCCCCACTGCGGATCAAGGGCCCGGCGGACGCCATCGGTGCCGGGATCGGCATGGTGCACCAGCACTTCATGTTGGTGCCGGTCTTCACCGTCACCGAGAACGTCATGCTCGGCGCCGAGCAGGTACGCGGCGGCATCGCCGGGTTCCTCGACAAGCGGCGGGCCCGCAAGCTGGTGGCCGACGTCTCCGCCCGCTACAACCTGCGGGTGGACCCGGACGCGGTGATCGAGGACCTCCCGGTCGGCGTGCAGCAGCGGGTCGAGATCGTCAAGGCGCTGACCCGCGACGTCGACCTGTTGATCCTGGACGAGCCGACCGCGGTGCTAACCCCGCAGGAGACCGACGAGCTGCTCGCGGTGATGCGGGCGCTCAAGGAGTCCGGCAAGTCGATCGTGTTCATCACGCACAAGCTCAAGGAAGTCAAGGCGATCGCCGACCGGATCACCGTGATCCGGCGCGGCCGGACCGTCGGTACGGCGAGCCCGCAGGCCAGCGAGGACGAACTGGCCGCCCAGATGGTCGGCCGTACGGTCAATCTCCTGGTCGACAAGGGTCCCGCCGATCCGGGTGAACCGGTCCTGGAGATCGAGGGGCTGGTCGTCGACGACGAGCGCGCCTACCGGGCGGTGGACGGCGTCGACCTGACCGTGCGGGCCGGTGAGGTGCTCGGCATCGCCGGGGTGCAGGGCAACGGCCAGACCGAACTGGTCGAGGCGATCATGGGCCTGCGGCCGGTGCTGGCCGGCTCGGTGAGCCTGGTCGGGCAGCGGATCGACGGCTGGACCACCAAGAAGGTGCTCCGGGCCGGGGTCGGCTACGTCCCCGAGGACCGCAGCGTCGACGGGTTGGTCAAGGAGTTCAGCGTCGCCGAGAACCTGGTGCTGGACATCTACGACCAGCCGCCGTTCGGGGCCGGGCTCCGGCTGCGTCCGGAGGAGATCGCCCGGTCGGCGGCCGAGCGGATCGAGCAGTTCGACGTCCGTACGCCCAGCGCGGACGCGGCCGTCGGCACGCTCTCCGGCGGCAACCAGCAGAAGGTCATCGTGGCCCGGGAGCTATCCCGCCCACTGAAGCTCTTCGTCGCCGCGCAACCGACCCGCGGCGTCGACGTCGGCTCGATCGAGTTCATCCACCAGCGAATAGTGCGCGAGCGGGACATCGGCACCGCCGTATTGTTGATCTCCAGCGAGTTGGACGAGGTGATCGGCCTGGCCGACCGGATCGCGGTGATGTACCGCGGCCGGATTCTCGGCATCGTCGGCCCGGACACCCCCCGCGAGGAGATCGGGCTGCTGATGGCCGGGATCACCGACGAGTCGGCCACCCCGACTCCCGGTAGCACCCCTGCGGACGAGGAAACGGCATGA
- a CDS encoding DUF4272 domain-containing protein: MSRLGLPLPPAQFPLVWEPGDEVELRPTAEIEARLAVLQVVLARCFGMPAEAGMSWLLGSHLVETVTPPEWQFVMGGRGDHRSFVLHHDAAFALAWVLGLTKHLDPSEPTDERLTELLPNLVGGETFAQWRSRTLVAPRDAVEVAALLDFYYCLDWGHLELERLGGTHPSLIDANAIGQRRWALEWAVILRGPYHDPPAGWEEVDLST, from the coding sequence ATGAGCCGCCTCGGGCTCCCGCTGCCACCCGCCCAGTTCCCGCTCGTCTGGGAACCGGGCGACGAGGTGGAACTGCGGCCGACGGCCGAGATCGAGGCCCGGCTCGCGGTTCTGCAGGTCGTGCTGGCCCGCTGCTTCGGCATGCCGGCCGAGGCCGGGATGAGCTGGCTGCTCGGCTCGCACCTGGTCGAGACCGTCACCCCGCCGGAGTGGCAGTTCGTGATGGGCGGCCGGGGTGACCACCGCTCGTTCGTACTGCACCACGACGCGGCCTTCGCGCTCGCCTGGGTGCTCGGGCTGACCAAGCACCTCGACCCGTCGGAGCCCACCGACGAGCGGTTGACCGAGCTGCTGCCGAACCTGGTGGGGGGGGAGACGTTCGCCCAGTGGCGTTCGCGGACCCTGGTCGCGCCCAGGGACGCGGTGGAGGTCGCCGCCCTGCTCGACTTCTACTACTGCCTCGACTGGGGACACCTGGAACTGGAGCGGCTCGGCGGGACACACCCGAGCCTGATCGACGCGAACGCGATCGGTCAGCGCCGGTGGGCGCTGGAGTGGGCGGTGATCCTGCGCGGCCCGTACCACGACCCGCCGGCCGGCTGGGAGGAAGTCGACCTGTCGACCTGA
- a CDS encoding ABC transporter permease, which translates to MSELAGGASPDKDPADQARAARSAAANADPPKPGTGDEPTTPPGRGPVLLRSFLQNLWAANTVTVTVLAIVLATVIGAILIIISDPEVLHTYSYITARPQDALNSSWSVVSEAYANLFKGAVFDPAAVQGWINGTNGWELVFAPISETLTYTAPLVFTGLAVALAFRGGLFNIGAQGQATLGVIVAALAGFLIPLPPVIHLIVALVAGALGGAIWGFIPGFLKARTGAHEVINTIMLNYVAVYLLSWVILQKVVHDPNRTDAISRPVDSSAQLPRLLGSDLRVHAGILLAVVATGVVAWLLNRSTFGFELRAVGANPDAARTAGISVTKTYVLLMVISGALAGLGGANMVVGSTASALTPLVVAQIGFDGILVALLGRVKPWGVLLAALLFGALQAGGNRMQSYAGISLELVTVLQALIVIFIAAPALIKAIFQLRAARAARLQTSLAKGW; encoded by the coding sequence ATGAGCGAGTTGGCTGGTGGGGCGTCGCCGGACAAGGATCCGGCGGACCAGGCGCGGGCCGCGCGATCCGCGGCCGCGAACGCCGACCCGCCGAAGCCGGGTACGGGCGACGAGCCCACCACCCCGCCCGGCCGTGGTCCGGTCCTGCTGCGCAGCTTCCTGCAGAACCTCTGGGCGGCCAACACCGTCACGGTGACGGTGCTGGCCATCGTGCTGGCGACGGTGATCGGCGCGATCCTGATCATCATTTCCGACCCGGAAGTGCTGCACACCTACAGCTACATCACCGCCCGGCCGCAGGACGCGCTGAACTCGAGCTGGTCGGTGGTCAGTGAGGCGTACGCCAACCTGTTCAAGGGCGCGGTGTTCGACCCGGCGGCCGTACAGGGCTGGATCAACGGCACGAATGGCTGGGAACTGGTCTTCGCGCCGATCTCCGAGACGCTGACGTACACCGCACCGTTGGTCTTCACCGGGTTGGCGGTGGCGCTGGCGTTCCGGGGCGGGCTGTTCAACATCGGCGCACAGGGTCAGGCCACGCTCGGCGTGATCGTGGCCGCGCTGGCCGGCTTCCTGATCCCGCTGCCGCCGGTGATCCACCTGATAGTGGCACTGGTCGCCGGTGCGCTCGGCGGGGCGATCTGGGGCTTCATCCCGGGCTTCCTGAAGGCACGGACCGGCGCACATGAGGTGATCAACACGATCATGCTCAACTACGTCGCCGTCTACCTGCTCTCCTGGGTGATCCTGCAGAAGGTCGTCCACGACCCGAACCGGACCGACGCGATCAGCCGCCCGGTCGACTCGTCGGCCCAACTGCCCCGGCTGCTTGGCAGCGACCTGCGGGTGCACGCCGGGATCCTGCTCGCGGTGGTCGCCACCGGGGTGGTCGCCTGGCTGCTCAACCGGTCCACGTTCGGCTTCGAGCTGCGCGCGGTCGGTGCCAACCCGGACGCCGCCCGGACCGCCGGCATCAGCGTCACCAAGACGTACGTGCTGCTCATGGTGATTTCCGGGGCGCTGGCCGGACTCGGTGGGGCGAACATGGTGGTCGGCTCCACGGCCAGCGCGCTCACCCCGCTGGTGGTGGCACAGATCGGCTTCGACGGCATCCTGGTGGCCCTGCTCGGGCGGGTGAAGCCCTGGGGCGTCCTGCTCGCCGCGCTGCTGTTCGGCGCGTTGCAGGCCGGCGGCAACCGGATGCAGTCGTACGCCGGGATCTCGCTGGAGCTGGTGACCGTGCTGCAGGCGCTGATCGTCATCTTCATCGCCGCACCCGCCCTGATTAAGGCGATCTTCCAGCTCCGCGCCGCGCGAGCCGCCAGATTGCAGACGAGCCTGGCGAAGGGCTGGTAG
- a CDS encoding thymidine phosphorylase gives MSTFSAVEVIRTKRDGGVLSDGQIDWVVDAYTRGLVADEQMSALAMAILLRGMTPAEIARWTAAMINSGERLDLSGVRRPTVDKHSTGGVGDKITLPLTPLVAACGAAVPQLSGRGLGHTGGTLDKLESIPGWRAALSNDEFIDQLAGTGAVICAAGDHLAPADRKLYALRDVTGTVEAIPLIASSIMSKKIAEGTGALVLDVKVGSGAFMKSVDDARELARTMVELGTAHGVRTVALLTEMSTPLGLAVGNAVEVTESVEVLAGGGPADVVELTLALAREMLDAAGLTDVDPEPALRDGRAMDSWRAMIRAQGGDPDAPLPVANETELVRADRDGYVSTVDAYTIGVAAWQLGAGRARKEDPVSAGAGVLLHKRPGDRVRAGDVLYELRADTASRIPAALATAAAAVTVTDAAPVRPPLVIERIG, from the coding sequence ATGAGCACGTTCAGTGCGGTCGAGGTGATCCGGACCAAGCGGGACGGTGGGGTGCTCAGCGACGGGCAGATCGACTGGGTGGTCGACGCGTACACCCGGGGGCTGGTCGCGGACGAGCAGATGTCGGCGCTCGCCATGGCCATCCTGCTGCGCGGCATGACCCCGGCGGAGATCGCCCGGTGGACCGCCGCGATGATCAACAGCGGGGAACGGCTCGACCTGTCCGGCGTACGTCGCCCGACCGTGGACAAGCACTCCACCGGTGGCGTCGGTGACAAGATCACGCTGCCGTTGACCCCGCTTGTCGCCGCCTGCGGTGCCGCCGTACCGCAGCTCTCCGGTCGGGGTCTCGGCCACACCGGCGGCACCCTGGACAAGCTCGAGTCGATTCCCGGCTGGCGGGCCGCGCTCAGCAACGACGAGTTCATCGACCAACTCGCCGGCACCGGCGCGGTCATCTGCGCGGCCGGCGACCACCTGGCCCCGGCCGACCGCAAGCTGTACGCCCTGCGCGACGTCACCGGCACGGTCGAGGCGATCCCGCTGATCGCCAGCTCGATCATGAGTAAGAAGATCGCCGAGGGGACCGGCGCCCTGGTGCTCGACGTGAAGGTCGGCAGCGGAGCGTTCATGAAGTCCGTCGACGACGCCCGTGAACTCGCCCGGACCATGGTCGAACTCGGCACCGCGCACGGCGTACGCACCGTCGCCCTGCTCACCGAGATGTCCACCCCGCTGGGCCTGGCGGTCGGCAACGCCGTCGAGGTGACCGAGTCGGTCGAGGTGCTGGCCGGCGGTGGACCCGCCGACGTGGTGGAGCTGACCCTCGCGCTCGCCCGGGAGATGCTCGACGCCGCCGGGCTGACCGACGTCGACCCCGAGCCGGCACTGCGCGACGGTCGGGCGATGGACTCCTGGCGGGCCATGATCCGGGCCCAGGGCGGGGACCCGGACGCGCCCCTGCCGGTGGCGAACGAGACCGAGCTGGTCCGCGCCGACCGGGACGGGTACGTGTCGACCGTGGACGCGTACACCATCGGGGTGGCCGCCTGGCAGCTCGGCGCCGGGCGGGCCCGCAAGGAGGACCCGGTCAGCGCCGGCGCGGGTGTGCTGCTGCACAAGCGTCCGGGTGACCGGGTACGCGCCGGTGACGTCCTCTACGAGCTGCGCGCCGACACGGCCTCCCGGATCCCGGCGGCACTCGCCACGGCCGCCGCCGCGGTCACCGTCACCGACGCCGCCCCGGTACGGCCGCCACTGGTCATCGAGCGGATCGGCTGA
- a CDS encoding ABC transporter permease produces MSTMAVGDVALAPVHQGFWTRNRRIGLGLLVFGLAAAIAFGALATGELARFTLSEDAAGAALEINGTAGAILFGLIAAAAGGALLFGVPKRWFTLLLGIGVVGFVLSFLCWQVSAAPAGQNFMPLVNIVRNTFLLALPLIFGALAGVLCERSGVVNVAIEGQLLMGAFAGALFGSLTGSVWVGLVAAAIGGAFISLLLAVFSIRYLVDQVVMGIVLNLLAVGLTGFLYERLMQTDAATYNQPPHFGNWSIPVLSEIPVIGPAIFESNIFLYLALVLVLVIHFGLFRTRWGLRTRSVGEHPTAADTLGVRVLRLRYRNVLLAGAVAGIGGASYTLALYTFSKNMIGGKGFIALAALIFGRWSPTGALLAALFFGFADQLGTYLSAINSVIPSDFLAMLPYLATILAVAGLVGRVRAPAADGKPYIKG; encoded by the coding sequence ATGTCCACGATGGCAGTGGGGGATGTCGCTCTGGCCCCCGTACACCAGGGGTTCTGGACCCGTAACCGGCGGATCGGCCTCGGGCTGCTCGTCTTCGGCCTGGCCGCGGCGATCGCGTTCGGGGCGCTCGCCACCGGCGAGCTGGCCCGGTTCACCCTCAGCGAGGACGCGGCCGGTGCCGCACTGGAGATCAACGGTACGGCCGGCGCCATCCTGTTCGGCCTGATCGCCGCCGCGGCCGGTGGTGCGCTGCTGTTCGGGGTGCCCAAGCGCTGGTTCACGCTCCTGCTCGGCATCGGCGTGGTCGGCTTCGTCCTCTCCTTCCTCTGCTGGCAGGTCTCGGCCGCCCCGGCGGGGCAGAACTTCATGCCCCTGGTCAACATCGTCCGGAACACCTTCCTGCTGGCCCTGCCGCTGATCTTCGGGGCGCTGGCCGGGGTGCTCTGCGAACGCTCCGGTGTGGTCAACGTGGCGATCGAGGGCCAGTTGCTGATGGGCGCCTTCGCCGGTGCCCTCTTCGGCTCGCTCACCGGGAGCGTCTGGGTCGGGCTGGTCGCGGCGGCCATCGGCGGCGCGTTCATCTCGCTGCTGCTCGCCGTCTTCTCCATCCGCTACCTGGTCGACCAGGTGGTCATGGGCATCGTGCTGAACCTGCTCGCGGTCGGCCTGACCGGGTTCCTCTACGAGCGGCTGATGCAGACCGACGCGGCGACGTACAACCAGCCGCCGCACTTCGGCAACTGGTCGATCCCGGTGCTGTCGGAGATCCCGGTGATCGGGCCGGCGATCTTCGAGAGCAACATCTTCCTCTACCTGGCGCTGGTCCTGGTGCTGGTGATCCACTTCGGGTTGTTCCGGACCCGCTGGGGGCTGCGGACCCGGTCGGTCGGCGAACACCCGACCGCCGCCGACACCCTCGGCGTACGGGTGCTCCGGCTGCGCTACCGCAACGTGCTGCTCGCCGGCGCGGTCGCCGGGATCGGCGGTGCCTCGTACACCCTGGCGCTCTACACCTTCAGCAAGAACATGATCGGTGGTAAGGGGTTCATCGCCCTGGCCGCGCTGATCTTCGGCCGGTGGAGCCCGACGGGGGCCCTGCTCGCCGCGCTCTTCTTCGGCTTCGCCGACCAGCTCGGCACCTACCTGAGCGCGATCAACAGCGTCATCCCCAGCGACTTCCTGGCGATGCTGCCGTACCTCGCCACCATCCTGGCCGTCGCCGGGCTGGTCGGCCGGGTCCGGGCACCGGCCGCGGACGGCAAGCCCTACATCAAGGGCTGA
- a CDS encoding adenosine deaminase: MVAIAYEDIVKAPKALLHDHLDGGLRPATIIELADAIGHPLPSTDPTELGRWFVTAADSGSLERYLETFAHTVAVMQTADALRRVAAECALDLAADGVVYAEIRFAPEQHLEQGLSLDEVVEATVAGFAEGAAAAAAGGRNIRIGTLLTAMRHAARSQEIAELAVRFRDAGVVGFDIAGAEAGFPPTRHLDAFEYLQRENFHFTIHAGEAFGLPSIWQAIQWCGADRLGHGVRIVDDITAGTEPVLGRLAAYVRDKRIPLELCPSSNVQTGAVRSIAEHPIGLLRDLRFRATVNTDNRLMSGTSMSREMLLLVEAFGYGWAELQWFTINAMKSAFIPFDERLAIINEVIKPAYAKLLP, from the coding sequence ATGGTGGCAATCGCATACGAAGACATCGTCAAGGCACCCAAGGCGCTCCTGCACGACCACCTGGACGGCGGGCTGCGGCCGGCGACCATCATCGAGCTGGCCGACGCGATCGGGCACCCGCTGCCCAGCACCGATCCGACCGAGCTGGGCCGGTGGTTCGTCACCGCCGCCGACTCCGGATCGCTGGAGCGGTACCTGGAGACGTTCGCGCACACGGTCGCCGTGATGCAGACCGCCGACGCGCTGCGCCGGGTCGCCGCCGAGTGCGCGCTGGACCTGGCCGCCGACGGGGTCGTCTACGCCGAGATCCGGTTCGCCCCGGAGCAGCACCTGGAGCAGGGACTGAGCCTGGACGAGGTGGTCGAGGCGACCGTCGCCGGCTTCGCCGAGGGGGCCGCGGCCGCGGCGGCGGGCGGCCGGAACATCCGGATCGGCACGCTGCTCACCGCGATGCGGCACGCCGCCCGGTCGCAGGAGATCGCCGAGCTGGCGGTCCGCTTCCGGGACGCGGGCGTGGTGGGCTTCGACATCGCGGGCGCCGAGGCGGGCTTCCCGCCCACCCGGCACCTGGACGCCTTCGAGTACCTCCAGCGGGAGAACTTCCACTTCACCATCCACGCCGGTGAGGCGTTCGGCCTGCCGTCGATCTGGCAGGCGATCCAGTGGTGCGGCGCCGACCGGCTCGGGCACGGCGTACGGATCGTCGACGACATCACCGCGGGTACCGAACCGGTCCTCGGCCGGCTCGCCGCGTACGTCCGGGACAAGCGCATCCCGCTGGAACTCTGCCCGTCGTCGAACGTACAGACCGGTGCGGTGCGGTCCATCGCGGAGCACCCTATCGGGCTCCTGCGGGATCTGCGCTTCCGGGCCACCGTCAACACCGACAACCGGTTGATGAGCGGTACCTCGATGTCGCGGGAGATGCTCCTGCTGGTGGAGGCGTTCGGTTATGGCTGGGCCGAGCTGCAGTGGTTCACGATCAATGCGATGAAGAGCGCGTTCATCCCGTTCGACGAGCGATTGGCGATCATCAACGAGGTGATCAAACCGGCGTACGCCAAGTTGCTGCCCTGA
- a CDS encoding BMP family lipoprotein, which produces MRIVSVFAVGGLALGVAACGEAPSESGGTDAAAKKYNACMVTDVGGIDDKSFNTSAWKGLQEAKAADSNIDIKYVASKAEADYEPNLTQYVNQDCDFILAVGGLMGDATSKIAKANPDQQFGIVDAKLPESNVYPMQFDTAQAAFLAGYVAAGMSKTGKVGTYGGMKIPPVTIFMDGFADGVAQYNKVKGKTVQVLGWNKATQDGSFTNDFVKQDEGKKVSDTLVAQGADIVMPVAGGAGQGTTAAAQASGGKFNAIWVDVDGCESTPNCPALVTTVVKNIPDVVRDAVTKAAKGEKLAHDPGFTGTLANNGVELAPYHDFDSKVPAELKAEVDKLKADIAAGTITVTSPAQPK; this is translated from the coding sequence ATGCGGATCGTTTCGGTATTCGCGGTTGGTGGGCTCGCGTTGGGCGTTGCCGCCTGCGGCGAGGCGCCGAGCGAGAGTGGTGGCACTGACGCCGCCGCGAAGAAGTACAACGCATGCATGGTGACCGACGTTGGTGGCATCGACGACAAGTCGTTCAACACCTCCGCCTGGAAGGGCCTGCAGGAGGCCAAGGCGGCGGACAGCAACATCGACATCAAGTACGTCGCCTCGAAGGCCGAGGCCGACTACGAGCCCAACCTGACCCAGTACGTCAACCAGGACTGCGACTTCATCCTCGCGGTCGGTGGTCTGATGGGTGACGCCACCTCCAAGATCGCGAAGGCGAACCCGGACCAGCAGTTCGGCATCGTCGACGCGAAGCTCCCGGAGAGCAACGTCTACCCGATGCAGTTCGACACCGCACAGGCCGCGTTCCTCGCCGGCTACGTCGCGGCGGGCATGAGCAAGACCGGCAAGGTGGGCACCTACGGCGGCATGAAGATCCCGCCGGTGACCATCTTCATGGACGGCTTCGCCGACGGTGTGGCCCAGTACAACAAGGTCAAGGGCAAGACGGTCCAGGTCCTCGGCTGGAACAAGGCCACCCAGGACGGGTCGTTCACCAACGACTTCGTCAAGCAGGACGAGGGCAAGAAGGTCAGCGACACCCTGGTCGCCCAGGGCGCGGACATCGTCATGCCGGTCGCCGGTGGCGCCGGTCAGGGCACCACCGCCGCCGCGCAGGCGTCCGGTGGCAAGTTCAACGCGATCTGGGTCGACGTCGACGGCTGCGAGAGCACCCCGAACTGCCCGGCCCTGGTCACCACCGTGGTCAAGAACATCCCGGACGTCGTCCGGGACGCCGTGACCAAGGCGGCCAAGGGCGAGAAGCTCGCGCACGACCCGGGCTTCACCGGCACCCTCGCCAACAACGGCGTCGAGCTGGCCCCGTACCACGACTTCGACAGCAAGGTTCCGGCCGAGCTGAAGGCCGAGGTCGACAAGCTGAAGGCGGACATCGCCGCCGGCACCATCACCGTCACCTCCCCGGCCCAGCCGAAGTGA